Proteins encoded by one window of Kribbella italica:
- a CDS encoding MarR family transcriptional regulator, which produces MANEPWLGDDEQKAWRSYLLMWKLLESHVARHLQREYGLSASDFEILVNLSEAPTGRMRAFELGEATQWEKSRMSHHLTRMEKRGLIAKIACDARYPEIAITEQGLEAIRACAPAHAALIRELVVETLGTDRLVALGEAGAEVAAAVEKHRRTTCPPEVRGEC; this is translated from the coding sequence GAGCAGAAGGCGTGGCGCAGCTATCTGCTGATGTGGAAGCTGCTGGAGTCGCACGTGGCTCGGCATCTGCAGCGGGAGTACGGGCTGTCGGCGTCGGACTTCGAGATCCTGGTCAACCTGTCGGAGGCGCCGACCGGGCGGATGCGTGCGTTCGAGCTGGGGGAGGCGACCCAGTGGGAGAAGAGCCGGATGTCGCACCACCTGACCCGGATGGAGAAGCGGGGGCTGATCGCGAAGATCGCCTGCGACGCGCGGTACCCCGAGATCGCGATCACCGAGCAGGGGCTGGAGGCGATCCGGGCCTGCGCCCCGGCGCACGCCGCGCTGATTCGCGAGTTGGTCGTCGAGACGCTCGGCACCGACCGCCTGGTGGCGCTCGGCGAGGCCGGCGCTGAGGTGGCGGCCGCGGTCGAGAAGCACCGCCGGACCACCTGCCCGCCAGAGGTCCGCGGCGAGTGCTGA
- a CDS encoding FAD:protein FMN transferase, producing the protein MTATRTWTAWSCTVRLTVDDPTALSPACGELKLLMDRVDKAASRFRDDSELATVNERAGAMVPVSRLLVDLVDVSLVAASLSGGAVDPTVGAAVIAAGYDDDIEQVRQRKAPVLIPPVVPGWQRVQLNRKQALIGIPEGSALDLGATAKAWTADRAALVLSKRHGCAVLVEIGGDLRAAGTPAEPWVIKVAEREGDPAVAVTLAHGGLTTSTRTARTWDTETGTAHHVIDPRTGKPADGPYRTASIWAPTAVRANTFSTAIIATGEAALGRLTLARHPARLVDADGEVTELAGWPAASRAA; encoded by the coding sequence ATGACCGCCACCCGCACCTGGACCGCCTGGAGCTGCACGGTCCGCCTCACCGTCGACGACCCCACCGCGCTCTCACCAGCCTGCGGCGAGCTCAAGCTCCTCATGGACCGGGTCGACAAGGCCGCCAGCCGCTTCCGCGACGACTCCGAGCTCGCGACGGTCAACGAGCGCGCCGGAGCGATGGTCCCGGTCTCGCGCCTGCTGGTCGACCTCGTCGACGTCAGCCTGGTCGCCGCCTCCCTCAGCGGCGGCGCGGTCGACCCCACCGTCGGCGCGGCGGTGATAGCGGCCGGCTACGACGACGACATCGAGCAGGTCCGTCAACGCAAGGCACCTGTCCTCATCCCGCCAGTCGTGCCCGGCTGGCAACGCGTGCAGCTCAACCGCAAGCAGGCCCTGATCGGCATCCCCGAAGGAAGCGCGCTGGACCTCGGTGCGACAGCCAAGGCCTGGACCGCCGACCGTGCCGCACTGGTCCTCAGCAAGCGCCACGGCTGCGCCGTACTGGTCGAGATCGGCGGAGACCTCCGCGCAGCCGGTACGCCGGCCGAACCGTGGGTCATCAAGGTCGCCGAACGCGAAGGCGACCCAGCCGTCGCCGTCACCCTCGCCCACGGAGGTCTGACCACCTCAACCCGTACGGCGCGCACGTGGGACACCGAGACCGGCACAGCCCACCACGTCATCGACCCACGCACTGGCAAGCCCGCGGACGGCCCCTACCGGACAGCCTCCATCTGGGCGCCCACTGCCGTCCGCGCGAACACCTTCAGCACAGCGATCATCGCCACCGGCGAAGCCGCACTCGGCCGTCTCACCCTGGCCCGCCACCCAGCCCGCCTAGTCGACGCCGACGGCGAAGTCACCGAGTTGGCTGGCTGGCCCGCAGCGAGCAGGGCCGCCTGA
- a CDS encoding ferric reductase, which yields MTLWYLARAAGVTALVLFTVAAALGLLAAGGRKPEQRFWLQYVHRSASATGLVLLLTHVVAVLADAHVDISTSALILPFTSGYRPFAITVGVLALYGVLLAAIVGAARGRLARSHAFTKRWRSIHVAASVGWLLSIGHSLLAGTDRGTPWMLALTLACLAAVGAAAAVRLTSRTARASTPLNLARAGRTR from the coding sequence ATGACCCTCTGGTACCTGGCCCGCGCCGCCGGAGTCACCGCTCTGGTCCTCTTCACTGTCGCAGCCGCACTAGGCCTCCTCGCAGCAGGCGGACGCAAGCCGGAGCAACGCTTCTGGCTCCAGTACGTCCACCGCTCGGCCTCCGCCACCGGTCTGGTCCTCCTGCTGACCCACGTGGTCGCAGTACTCGCCGATGCGCACGTAGACATCAGCACGTCGGCCCTGATCCTCCCCTTCACCTCCGGCTACCGCCCCTTCGCGATCACCGTCGGCGTACTAGCCCTGTACGGCGTACTGCTCGCAGCCATCGTCGGCGCAGCCCGTGGCCGACTGGCTCGCTCCCACGCATTCACCAAGCGCTGGCGCTCGATACACGTCGCCGCCTCTGTCGGCTGGCTCCTATCGATCGGCCACAGCCTCCTCGCCGGTACCGACCGGGGTACGCCCTGGATGCTCGCCCTCACCCTCGCCTGCCTGGCCGCGGTAGGTGCAGCAGCCGCAGTCCGCCTCACCAGCCGCACAGCCAGAGCCAGTACGCCGCTCAACCTCGCCCGAGCCGGGAGAACCCGATGA
- a CDS encoding NADH-ubiquinone oxidoreductase-F iron-sulfur binding region domain-containing protein, which translates to MTILQETPQQLRVIGEARLLAGLDSGRADLARHLWTHGEQPQLTREAYTTLTEEAGLKGRGGAGFPVALKLADLPAKGIEAVVVNGSESEPVSRKDRLLLALAPHLVLDGATGLARALGAPRVVIAVHDATAAASLRAAVAERTTDEAEHRYRSDGVDIQIADTPGRFVAGEARAVLSILDGGPAVPPGRRTLPTRQGLDGRPTFLSNVETFAQLAVLARLGSRQFSATGLRSEPGTQLLTIAGAVQRPGVLETPTGIPLDTVLQYVGAEAGPVLLGGYHGTWLPQTDGVTLTRPQVSAGIVLALGSTTCPLGEVHRVARWLASQSAGQCGPCLFGLGALVDDFARLLQGDPTGWQDAQRHLGLVPGRGACAHPDGSSRFLASALEVFSDDLDRHLTTGTCGRAVQGVLPVPGGAW; encoded by the coding sequence ATGACCATCCTCCAGGAGACCCCGCAGCAGCTCCGGGTGATCGGCGAAGCGCGCCTTCTCGCCGGACTCGACAGCGGCCGAGCCGACCTCGCCCGTCACCTCTGGACTCACGGCGAACAACCCCAGCTGACCCGAGAGGCCTACACCACTCTCACCGAGGAGGCAGGACTCAAAGGCCGAGGCGGAGCAGGCTTCCCAGTCGCTCTGAAGCTCGCTGACCTCCCGGCCAAGGGCATCGAGGCAGTAGTCGTCAACGGCTCCGAGAGCGAACCGGTCAGCCGCAAGGACCGCCTCCTCCTCGCCCTGGCGCCCCACCTGGTCCTCGACGGCGCCACAGGTCTGGCGCGCGCCCTCGGAGCGCCCCGCGTCGTCATCGCCGTGCACGACGCCACTGCGGCCGCGTCCCTCCGGGCAGCCGTCGCCGAGCGCACCACCGACGAGGCAGAACACCGCTACCGCAGCGACGGCGTCGACATTCAGATCGCCGACACCCCCGGCCGCTTCGTCGCCGGAGAGGCCCGAGCGGTCCTCAGCATCCTCGACGGCGGCCCAGCGGTCCCACCCGGACGGCGTACGCTGCCGACCCGTCAAGGCCTCGACGGCCGCCCGACCTTCCTCTCGAACGTCGAGACCTTCGCCCAGCTCGCCGTACTCGCCCGACTCGGCTCCCGCCAGTTCAGCGCCACCGGCCTCCGCAGCGAACCCGGCACGCAACTTCTCACGATCGCCGGTGCCGTCCAGCGGCCCGGCGTACTGGAGACGCCCACCGGCATCCCGCTCGACACCGTCCTCCAGTACGTCGGTGCGGAGGCCGGTCCGGTCCTCCTCGGCGGCTATCACGGCACCTGGCTGCCGCAGACCGACGGCGTCACCCTCACTCGCCCACAGGTCTCAGCCGGCATCGTCCTGGCGCTCGGCTCGACCACCTGTCCGCTCGGCGAAGTACACCGCGTCGCACGGTGGCTCGCGAGCCAGTCGGCCGGCCAGTGCGGCCCCTGCCTGTTCGGACTCGGCGCACTGGTCGACGACTTCGCCCGGCTCCTCCAAGGCGACCCCACCGGCTGGCAGGACGCGCAACGCCACCTCGGGCTGGTCCCCGGTCGAGGCGCCTGCGCACACCCCGACGGCTCGTCGCGCTTCCTGGCCTCGGCCTTGGAGGTCTTCAGCGACGACCTGGACAGACACCTGACCACCGGCACCTGCGGCCGCGCCGTACAAGGTGTCCTTCCTGTCCCCGGAGGTGCTTGGTGA
- a CDS encoding ferredoxin: protein MTDRQLEIDWTRCDGHGLCATLLPDDVTLDEWGFPILSGRRVTPGELTNARRAALACPALALRLHRT, encoded by the coding sequence GTGACGGACCGCCAGCTCGAAATAGACTGGACCCGCTGCGACGGACACGGCCTCTGCGCCACTCTGCTGCCCGACGACGTCACGCTCGACGAGTGGGGTTTCCCGATCCTCAGCGGCCGCCGCGTCACTCCAGGTGAGCTCACGAACGCCCGCCGCGCAGCCCTCGCCTGCCCGGCCCTGGCCCTGCGGCTGCACCGGACCTGA